In a genomic window of Prochlorococcus marinus str. GP2:
- a CDS encoding GNAT family N-acetyltransferase — protein sequence MKAISLIKHSKGALGLRFFGLGPNFRPTNGLNKLQKLLDKNAFWTKNRTIHDLKKCLANSDVIVSVWVGREIVGFGRALTDGVYRGVLWDIVIDQNHQGNGYGSLIVKNLLSSKKIKNTKKLYLMTTNKKLFYSQFDFKEVISQDLLIREI from the coding sequence ATGAAAGCAATATCTCTAATCAAACATTCCAAAGGAGCTCTAGGGTTAAGGTTTTTTGGATTAGGTCCTAACTTTAGACCGACTAATGGATTAAATAAACTACAAAAATTATTAGATAAAAATGCTTTCTGGACAAAAAATAGAACAATTCATGATCTGAAAAAATGCCTTGCTAACAGTGACGTTATTGTTAGCGTTTGGGTTGGCAGGGAAATAGTTGGTTTTGGTAGAGCTTTAACAGATGGAGTTTATCGGGGGGTGCTTTGGGATATTGTGATAGATCAAAATCACCAAGGTAATGGATATGGATCATTAATTGTAAAAAATCTTTTATCTTCGAAAAAAATTAAAAATACAAAGAAACTATATTTAATGACTACTAATAAAAAATTGTTCTATTCTCAATTTGACTTTAAAGAAGTCATTTCTCAAGATTTGTTAATTCGTGAAATATAA
- a CDS encoding nuclear transport factor 2 family protein, with protein sequence MKRVISIEDLKGLFTKPYGVDAPTKQKWAEFYNENVIFTDPTQETEGLDSYIKAQEKLVKRCDDVFLETHAISITGDCGFVEWTMGLKIMGKEFIYPGTTRLLFGENGLIKEHRDYFDFCGPTFGPVPILGPFIRWLYGKFVS encoded by the coding sequence ATGAAAAGAGTAATTTCTATTGAGGATTTAAAGGGATTATTTACTAAACCTTATGGTGTGGATGCACCAACAAAACAAAAATGGGCTGAATTTTATAATGAGAATGTTATTTTTACAGACCCAACTCAAGAAACAGAGGGCTTAGATTCTTATATTAAAGCTCAAGAAAAGCTTGTTAAAAGATGTGATGATGTTTTTTTAGAAACTCATGCCATTTCCATAACTGGAGATTGTGGATTTGTTGAATGGACAATGGGTTTAAAAATTATGGGGAAAGAATTTATTTATCCTGGAACTACTCGTTTATTATTTGGAGAAAATGGATTAATAAAAGAGCATAGAGATTACTTTGATTTTTGCGGTCCAACTTTTGGACCAGTGCCTATTTTAGGTCCTTTTATAAGATGGCTCTATGGTAAATTTGTCTCTTGA
- the ribH gene encoding 6,7-dimethyl-8-ribityllumazine synthase, whose product MAIFEGSFTNASTLKVGIVIARFNDLITNKILSGCLDCLKRHGLDTSELSNQVDIVWVPGSFELPIAAKTLMKKKSYDVVIALGAVIRGETSHYDVVISEASKGISQVSNENNVPIIFGVLTTDTMQQALERAGIKNNLGWNYALQAIEMGSLIKNLN is encoded by the coding sequence ATGGCTATTTTTGAGGGTTCTTTTACTAATGCCTCTACTTTAAAAGTTGGGATTGTAATAGCAAGATTTAATGATTTAATTACAAATAAAATTCTATCTGGTTGTCTTGATTGTTTAAAAAGACATGGTTTAGATACTTCTGAATTAAGCAATCAAGTAGATATAGTTTGGGTTCCTGGTTCTTTCGAATTACCAATCGCAGCTAAAACCCTCATGAAAAAAAAGAGTTATGACGTCGTAATTGCTCTTGGGGCTGTGATCCGTGGTGAAACTTCCCACTATGATGTAGTTATATCTGAGGCGAGCAAAGGTATTTCGCAAGTTTCAAATGAAAATAACGTTCCAATTATTTTTGGAGTTTTAACTACTGATACTATGCAGCAGGCTTTAGAAAGAGCAGGGATTAAAAATAATCTTGGTTGGAATTATGCTTTACAAGCAATTGAGATGGGATCCTTAATTAAAAATTTAAATTAA
- the psbZ gene encoding photosystem II reaction center protein PsbZ, producing MQAVNFFFVNALLFASLIAVVGVPVLYVTQPSTEEGQRESRRKIYSIAAVWVVLVFVTGIVSSLV from the coding sequence ATGCAGGCTGTTAACTTTTTCTTTGTAAATGCTCTATTATTTGCTTCTTTAATAGCGGTAGTTGGAGTACCCGTTTTATATGTGACTCAACCTTCTACTGAGGAAGGACAGCGAGAAAGTAGGAGAAAAATTTATTCCATTGCTGCTGTTTGGGTTGTTTTGGTTTTTGTTACAGGGATAGTTTCTTCACTAGTTTGA
- the mutS gene encoding DNA mismatch repair protein MutS, translating to MQEDTIIQKNLFTIGNDNNEQKEIPKIPEDLSSEDLKKESQKRPRQRKNSTKLINKFKTDLISNNKNVCINEESYSYKTVSKLKLTPVMKHYVTLKEENKDRLLLYRLGDFFECFFEDAVLISNLLEITLTSKDAGKEIGKIPMAGVPHHAMERYCADLIKKNYSVVICDQLEKSSGNYGTPIKRGITRIITPGTVIEEGMLIAKKNNWITAIYLSEENSDESYEWGISKADVSTGELITLEGQSLSKLFDEIIKLDSSEIIVGSNAVRNLLIKENSQITYTVSQETNFGINEANYLIKNYFQIANLEGIGLKNLNNATRSLGGLLNYLEKINPSNLDKDSSLKISLDFPQIQYGHNKLIIDYQTQKNLEIKNTQRENNYVGSLLWSIDRTYTCMGARCLRRWIDSPLLNVNEIYKRQNIITNFLESKKLRKDTQNSLRAMGDLERLAGRACAGHASPRDLIAIAEGLKKLPRLKSIIELFKYDLPDWTDQLKNIDEGLLELADTISFKLVENPPLNISEGGMIHDGVDNILDGLRNLMDDYSEWLNKEELKERKISKISNLKIQFHKNFGYYISINKSKVNLAPQHWIKRQTLTNEERYITSEIKNKENKIFQIKSRASSKEYEIFCELRNIVAAKTQQIRSIAKSIASLDALLGLSITSVENNFIKPSLIPINDSRTKNSTKIIAGRNPIVEQLLSDKKFVANDISFEDNQKLIILTGPNASGKSCFIRQLGLIQILTQIGSFVPANNAEIEIADRIFTRIGAVDDQSSGQSTFMVEMSETASILNQATSNSLVLLDEIGRGTSTFDGLSIAWSVSEYLAKKIQCNTIFATHYHELNYLKNSNKNIQNFQVLVEQNNDQLIFSHKIVKGGSNKSYGIEAAKLAGVPKEVIEKAKSVLNSLEKNNKLNYDIK from the coding sequence ATGCAAGAAGATACGATAATTCAAAAGAATTTATTTACGATTGGTAATGATAATAACGAGCAAAAAGAAATACCAAAAATTCCAGAAGATTTATCTTCGGAAGATTTAAAAAAAGAATCGCAAAAAAGACCCAGACAAAGAAAAAATTCAACTAAATTAATAAATAAATTTAAGACTGATTTAATTTCAAATAACAAAAATGTTTGCATCAATGAAGAATCTTATAGCTATAAAACAGTTTCAAAACTGAAATTAACTCCTGTAATGAAGCATTATGTAACTCTAAAAGAAGAAAATAAAGATAGGTTATTACTTTATAGATTAGGAGATTTTTTTGAATGTTTTTTTGAGGACGCTGTATTAATATCTAACCTTTTAGAAATAACGCTTACCAGTAAAGATGCTGGCAAAGAGATTGGTAAGATCCCTATGGCAGGGGTTCCCCATCATGCAATGGAGAGATACTGTGCTGATTTAATTAAAAAAAATTATTCGGTGGTTATATGCGATCAATTAGAAAAAAGTTCTGGAAATTATGGGACTCCAATTAAAAGAGGAATAACAAGAATAATTACTCCTGGAACTGTAATTGAAGAGGGGATGTTAATAGCAAAGAAAAATAATTGGATTACTGCTATTTACTTATCAGAAGAAAACTCAGATGAATCTTATGAATGGGGTATATCAAAAGCTGATGTAAGCACAGGAGAATTAATAACTTTAGAAGGCCAATCTCTGTCAAAACTATTTGATGAAATTATTAAATTAGATTCTTCAGAAATCATTGTAGGAAGCAATGCAGTAAGAAATTTATTAATTAAAGAAAATAGTCAAATTACATATACTGTTTCTCAAGAGACTAATTTTGGAATTAATGAAGCAAATTATCTAATAAAAAATTATTTCCAAATTGCAAACCTAGAGGGAATAGGACTTAAAAATTTAAACAATGCAACTAGATCACTTGGAGGTTTATTAAATTATTTAGAAAAAATTAATCCTTCAAATTTAGATAAAGATTCTTCTTTAAAAATATCATTAGACTTTCCACAAATCCAATATGGTCACAACAAATTAATTATTGATTATCAAACTCAAAAAAACTTAGAAATCAAAAATACACAACGAGAAAACAATTATGTAGGTTCTCTACTATGGAGTATTGATAGAACTTATACTTGCATGGGTGCAAGGTGTTTAAGAAGGTGGATAGATTCACCACTATTAAACGTTAATGAAATTTATAAAAGACAAAATATAATTACTAACTTTCTTGAATCTAAAAAATTACGTAAAGATACCCAAAATTCACTTAGAGCAATGGGGGATTTAGAAAGACTTGCAGGTAGAGCTTGTGCAGGTCATGCAAGTCCCAGAGACTTAATTGCAATAGCTGAAGGTTTAAAAAAATTGCCTAGACTAAAATCCATAATTGAATTATTCAAATATGATCTCCCAGATTGGACTGATCAATTAAAAAATATTGATGAAGGACTCTTAGAATTAGCTGATACTATAAGTTTTAAACTAGTGGAAAATCCTCCTCTAAATATTAGTGAAGGAGGCATGATCCACGATGGTGTTGACAATATATTAGATGGTTTACGCAATTTAATGGATGATTACTCTGAGTGGCTAAATAAAGAGGAATTAAAGGAAAGGAAAATTAGCAAAATTTCAAACCTAAAAATTCAATTTCATAAAAATTTTGGTTATTACATTTCTATAAATAAGTCAAAAGTTAATTTAGCTCCACAACATTGGATCAAAAGGCAAACACTTACTAATGAAGAAAGGTATATCACTTCAGAAATTAAAAATAAAGAAAATAAGATTTTCCAAATAAAAAGTAGAGCTTCATCAAAAGAATATGAAATTTTCTGCGAATTAAGAAATATAGTTGCTGCAAAAACACAACAAATAAGATCAATCGCAAAATCCATAGCATCTCTTGATGCACTGCTTGGTTTATCAATTACTTCAGTAGAAAACAATTTTATAAAACCTTCATTAATACCAATAAATGATTCAAGGACAAAAAATAGTACAAAAATTATCGCAGGAAGAAATCCAATTGTAGAGCAATTATTAAGTGATAAAAAGTTTGTAGCAAACGATATCTCTTTTGAGGATAATCAAAAATTAATTATATTAACCGGTCCCAATGCAAGCGGAAAAAGTTGCTTTATAAGACAACTTGGTTTAATACAAATTCTCACACAAATTGGTAGCTTTGTTCCTGCTAATAATGCTGAAATCGAGATTGCAGATAGGATTTTCACAAGAATTGGGGCTGTTGATGATCAATCATCTGGACAATCAACATTTATGGTAGAAATGTCTGAAACTGCATCAATTTTAAATCAGGCAACTTCTAACTCACTAGTTTTACTTGATGAGATAGGCAGAGGGACATCTACTTTTGATGGACTTTCAATAGCTTGGTCAGTAAGTGAATATCTTGCAAAAAAAATTCAATGTAATACTATTTTTGCTACGCACTATCATGAGCTGAATTATTTAAAAAATTCAAATAAGAATATACAAAATTTTCAAGTTTTAGTAGAACAAAATAACGATCAGCTAATTTTTAGCCACAAGATTGTTAAAGGGGGCTCAAACAAAAGCTATGGGATAGAAGCAGCTAAATTAGCAGGAGTTCCAAAAGAAGTTATAGAAAAAGCAAAATCAGTTTTAAATTCTTTAGAAAAAAATAACAAATTAAATTATGATATTAAGTAG
- a CDS encoding precorrin-8X methylmutase: MVIDHPIFLESIRFIRSHLVANDLNYLEKKVLERLVHTSGDFSVQNLVNFSEGACEKGLQALKNGAPILTDTDMAAAAIKTMAENTTRNKVFTARMWFGKNNHTNLTKTAYGLSEGWKELSAMNSGSKSPIVVIGSSPTALTYLIDILENAKDLPSLIIGMPVGFIGVEKSKNKLISTDLPRIVLNSTRGGAAMAAAAVNALLRETI; encoded by the coding sequence ATGGTAATAGATCATCCAATTTTTTTGGAAAGCATCAGATTCATAAGATCTCATTTAGTAGCCAATGATCTAAATTATTTGGAAAAAAAAGTGTTAGAGAGATTAGTCCATACTTCAGGAGATTTTTCAGTTCAAAATCTTGTAAATTTTAGTGAAGGTGCTTGCGAAAAAGGGCTTCAGGCTCTTAAAAATGGCGCTCCGATTTTAACTGATACTGATATGGCTGCAGCAGCAATAAAAACTATGGCAGAAAATACCACTAGGAATAAAGTATTCACCGCTAGAATGTGGTTTGGAAAAAATAATCATACAAACTTAACTAAAACTGCATATGGCTTAAGCGAAGGTTGGAAGGAGTTATCCGCTATGAATTCTGGAAGTAAATCACCCATTGTAGTTATTGGCAGTTCACCTACAGCGTTAACTTATTTAATTGATATTTTAGAGAATGCAAAAGATTTACCTAGTTTAATTATCGGAATGCCTGTTGGATTTATTGGAGTAGAGAAAAGCAAAAACAAACTAATTTCTACCGATCTTCCTAGGATTGTTTTGAATTCAACTAGAGGAGGTGCTGCCATGGCAGCTGCTGCGGTTAACGCCTTATTGAGGGAAACTATTTAA
- the holA gene encoding DNA polymerase III subunit delta produces the protein MPIQILWGNDLNAQNTFIQKLIDKEVSKEWKEINVTNLNGDDDEQVNKAFDEVLTPPFGEGYRIVTLKNNPIFTAKNEDLRTKFEKIHSNIPQNTYFILQNTKKPDSRLKSTKFLQKLIKNNLAKEKSFSLPEIWDYEGQKRFLEDAANEMNIKIDKNAAELIIDSVGNDSFKLINELAKAKTYLSAVSSDSNSQLFLKSSDVKKIFSDHQSNIFKIIDLLLQKNINETLMEINYSLHKGEPALRLNAGLISQIRIHTIIKLAVNSGNDNAEKICNLAGITNPKRIFFIRKKVKNVSQEYLINLMSNLLDIESLLKQGNNPINVFTEKLINLS, from the coding sequence ATGCCAATACAAATATTATGGGGTAATGATTTAAATGCTCAAAATACATTTATTCAAAAATTAATTGATAAGGAAGTGTCTAAAGAATGGAAAGAAATAAACGTAACAAATTTAAATGGAGATGATGATGAGCAAGTCAATAAAGCTTTTGATGAAGTTCTTACACCTCCTTTTGGAGAGGGATACAGAATAGTTACATTGAAAAACAATCCAATTTTTACTGCCAAAAATGAGGATCTAAGAACTAAATTTGAAAAAATTCATAGCAATATACCTCAAAATACTTATTTCATTCTACAAAATACCAAAAAGCCAGATTCAAGACTAAAGAGTACTAAATTTTTACAAAAACTTATCAAAAATAATTTAGCTAAAGAAAAGTCATTTTCTTTACCTGAAATCTGGGACTATGAAGGACAAAAAAGATTTTTAGAAGATGCAGCAAATGAAATGAATATCAAAATTGATAAAAATGCAGCTGAATTAATAATTGATTCGGTTGGTAATGATAGCTTTAAACTAATTAATGAATTAGCCAAAGCAAAAACATACCTCTCTGCAGTATCAAGTGATTCGAATTCACAACTTTTTCTTAAAAGTAGTGATGTAAAAAAAATATTTAGTGATCATCAATCCAATATTTTCAAAATCATTGATCTTCTCTTACAAAAAAATATTAATGAAACCCTCATGGAAATCAATTATTCCTTACACAAAGGAGAACCTGCGTTAAGACTAAATGCAGGTTTAATTAGTCAAATAAGAATTCATACCATTATAAAATTAGCAGTTAATTCAGGTAACGATAATGCAGAAAAGATTTGTAATCTTGCAGGCATTACTAATCCAAAAAGAATTTTTTTTATTCGAAAAAAAGTCAAAAATGTATCTCAAGAATATTTAATTAATTTAATGAGTAACTTACTAGATATTGAATCATTACTAAAACAAGGTAATAATCCTATAAATGTTTTTACAGAGAAATTAATTAATTTAAGTTAA
- a CDS encoding aspartate kinase yields MALLVKKFGGTSVGNIKKIKNIAGSICQSKEAGNEIVVVVSAMGQTTDDLNCLAESISKNPNRRELDMLLSTGEQVTIALLSMALNEYGIPAISMTGSQVGIITESIHGKARILDIKTERIQNYLNQGFVVVVAGFQGTTLSHTGSMEITTLGRGGSDTSAVALSTALGAETCEIYTDVPGVLTTDPRIVPNAKLLDKISCEEMLELASVGASVLHPRAVEIARNYGIKLCVKSSQSDSSGTLLESQIQPLPLKRGSLELTKTVNSLEVLDNQAVFSLSNIPDRPGIAAQIFEKLSEASINVDLIIQATNDGNKNDITFTVGELEVKKTAEQCELITSQLGGEFNLKTNMTKLSIQGAGIMGRPSVSADLFDTLSQANINVRLIATSEIKVSCVIEINNIPKAVRFVAEKFKLSDTQIFVNPINEKQDQPEVRGIASDKNQVQVSFRKLPDRPGVAASICLALAENNLLIDTIVQSERISSLKTKDISLTMNKQDREKANLVFEALTKKLPGSYIEDGPAIAKVSAVGAGMAFKVGTAGKIFRALADQNINIEMIATSEIRTSCIVLEKDCDKAVNAIHNHFELEK; encoded by the coding sequence ATGGCTTTACTAGTAAAAAAATTTGGCGGCACTTCTGTAGGTAATATTAAAAAAATTAAAAATATTGCAGGTAGCATCTGTCAAAGTAAAGAAGCAGGAAATGAAATAGTCGTAGTTGTCTCTGCAATGGGGCAAACTACAGATGATTTAAATTGTTTAGCGGAATCAATTAGTAAAAATCCTAATCGAAGAGAATTGGATATGCTTCTCTCAACTGGAGAGCAAGTAACCATAGCTCTTCTTTCAATGGCATTAAACGAATACGGAATACCTGCAATTTCAATGACTGGTAGCCAGGTTGGAATTATTACTGAATCAATTCATGGGAAAGCGAGAATTCTGGATATTAAAACAGAAAGGATCCAAAATTATTTAAATCAGGGTTTTGTAGTTGTCGTGGCTGGATTTCAAGGAACAACATTAAGCCATACGGGTTCAATGGAAATTACAACTTTGGGTAGAGGTGGTTCAGATACTTCCGCGGTAGCTTTATCAACAGCTTTAGGAGCTGAGACATGCGAAATTTATACAGACGTTCCAGGGGTTCTTACTACTGATCCAAGGATTGTTCCTAATGCAAAACTCTTAGATAAAATTAGCTGCGAGGAAATGCTTGAACTTGCAAGTGTCGGTGCTTCAGTTCTGCATCCAAGAGCAGTAGAAATTGCTCGCAACTATGGAATTAAATTGTGTGTCAAATCAAGCCAAAGTGACTCCAGTGGGACTCTCCTAGAAAGTCAAATCCAACCTCTCCCGCTTAAAAGAGGAAGCTTAGAATTAACAAAAACAGTCAATAGTCTTGAAGTATTAGACAACCAAGCAGTATTCAGTCTCTCAAATATTCCTGATAGGCCTGGGATTGCTGCGCAAATATTTGAAAAACTTTCAGAAGCAAGTATTAACGTAGATTTAATAATACAAGCGACAAATGATGGAAATAAAAACGATATTACATTTACTGTTGGTGAATTAGAAGTAAAAAAGACTGCAGAACAATGTGAACTTATAACTAGTCAATTAGGGGGAGAATTTAACTTAAAAACCAACATGACTAAATTAAGTATTCAAGGAGCAGGCATTATGGGCAGACCTAGTGTTTCAGCTGATTTATTTGATACTTTATCTCAAGCGAATATAAATGTTAGGTTAATAGCTACTAGTGAAATTAAAGTCAGCTGTGTAATTGAAATTAATAATATACCAAAAGCTGTTAGATTTGTTGCTGAGAAATTTAAGTTATCCGATACACAAATATTTGTTAATCCAATCAATGAAAAACAAGATCAACCTGAAGTAAGAGGAATTGCATCAGATAAAAACCAAGTTCAGGTAAGCTTTCGAAAACTGCCTGATCGTCCAGGTGTAGCAGCATCGATATGTTTAGCATTAGCTGAAAATAATTTACTTATCGATACTATTGTTCAATCTGAAAGAATTTCCTCTTTAAAAACTAAGGATATTAGTCTTACAATGAATAAACAAGATAGAGAAAAAGCTAACTTAGTTTTTGAGGCCTTAACAAAAAAATTACCCGGATCATACATTGAAGATGGCCCTGCTATAGCAAAAGTAAGTGCTGTAGGAGCAGGAATGGCATTTAAAGTTGGGACGGCTGGAAAAATATTTAGAGCATTGGCTGACCAAAATATCAATATTGAAATGATTGCCACGAGTGAAATTAGGACTTCATGTATTGTCTTAGAAAAAGATTGTGACAAAGCAGTTAATGCGATTCATAATCATTTCGAATTAGAAAAATAA
- the uvrB gene encoding excinuclease ABC subunit UvrB: MNNYKLQAPYEPNGDQPEAIKKLVKGVNNGKQFQTLLGATGTGKTFTIANVIQQTGRPALVLAHNKTLAAQLCNELREFFPKNAVEYFISYYDYYQPEAYVPVSDTYIAKTASINEEIDMLRHSATRSLFERKDVIVVASISCIYGLGIPSEYLKAAVKFEVGKSINLRSSLRSLVENQYTRNDIEITRGRFRIKGDVLEIGPAYEDRLIRIELFGDEVEAIRYVDPTTGEILESLEQVSVYPAKHFVTPKERLESAISAIRGELKTQLDKFTYEGKLLEAQRLEQRTKYDLEMLKEVGYCNGVENYARHLSGREEGSPPECLIDYFPKDWLLVVDESHVTCPQLHAMYNGDQSRKKVLIDHGFRLPSAADNRPLKCEEFWEKSKQTLFISATPGQWELDQCDGEFIEQVIRPTGVLDPVIDVRPSEGQIEDLLSEIRIRAQKNQRVLVTTLTKRMAEDLTDFLSENKVRVRYLHSEIHSIERIEIIQDLRMGEYDVLVGVNLLREGLDLPEVSLVAILDADKEGFLRAERSLIQTIGRAARHVEGVALLYADNFTDSMKRAISETERRRTIQKKYNQVNGITPKPAGKKIENSILSFLELSRKLDAGGLSKDLINIVNNKTDAILSSSDNLCLLEELPDLIEKLEIKMKDAAKELNFEEAANLRDRIKKLRQKLARNN; encoded by the coding sequence ATGAACAACTATAAACTTCAAGCTCCTTACGAACCAAATGGAGATCAACCAGAAGCTATTAAAAAATTAGTTAAAGGTGTAAATAATGGTAAACAGTTTCAGACTCTTTTAGGTGCTACTGGAACTGGTAAAACATTTACCATTGCAAATGTAATTCAACAAACAGGAAGACCAGCACTTGTTTTAGCCCATAACAAAACGTTGGCTGCACAATTATGCAATGAATTAAGGGAATTTTTTCCAAAAAATGCTGTTGAGTACTTCATTTCTTACTACGATTATTATCAACCTGAAGCTTATGTACCTGTAAGTGATACTTACATTGCAAAAACTGCTTCAATTAATGAAGAAATAGATATGCTTAGGCATTCTGCAACACGCTCATTATTTGAAAGAAAAGATGTAATTGTTGTAGCCTCAATAAGTTGTATTTATGGTCTTGGTATACCGAGTGAGTATTTAAAAGCTGCAGTTAAATTTGAAGTGGGAAAATCAATAAATCTACGTTCTTCTTTGAGGTCTCTCGTTGAAAATCAATATACTAGAAATGATATTGAAATTACTAGAGGTAGATTCAGAATTAAAGGTGATGTTTTAGAAATCGGTCCAGCTTATGAAGATAGATTAATAAGAATTGAGTTATTTGGTGATGAAGTCGAGGCTATTAGATATGTTGACCCTACTACAGGAGAAATACTTGAAAGTTTGGAACAAGTTAGCGTTTATCCAGCGAAGCATTTTGTGACTCCAAAAGAAAGACTTGAGAGTGCAATAAGTGCAATTAGAGGTGAATTAAAAACTCAACTCGATAAATTTACATACGAAGGAAAATTATTAGAGGCTCAACGTCTAGAACAACGTACAAAATATGATTTAGAAATGCTTAAAGAGGTTGGTTATTGTAATGGAGTTGAGAATTATGCTCGTCATTTATCAGGTAGGGAGGAAGGTTCACCGCCAGAATGCTTAATAGATTACTTTCCTAAAGATTGGTTGTTGGTAGTTGATGAGAGTCATGTGACATGTCCTCAACTTCATGCGATGTACAACGGTGATCAATCTAGAAAAAAAGTTTTAATAGATCATGGTTTTAGATTGCCAAGTGCTGCAGATAATAGACCTTTAAAATGTGAAGAGTTTTGGGAAAAATCAAAACAGACATTATTTATAAGTGCAACCCCTGGTCAATGGGAATTAGATCAATGTGATGGTGAATTTATTGAGCAAGTTATAAGACCAACTGGGGTATTAGACCCTGTCATTGATGTAAGACCTAGTGAAGGCCAAATAGAAGATCTGTTATCTGAAATAAGAATTCGAGCTCAAAAGAATCAAAGAGTGCTTGTGACAACACTTACTAAGAGAATGGCTGAAGATCTAACTGATTTTTTATCAGAAAATAAAGTAAGAGTTAGATATTTGCATTCCGAAATCCATTCAATTGAAAGAATTGAAATTATTCAAGACCTTAGAATGGGCGAATATGATGTTTTGGTAGGAGTTAATTTATTAAGAGAGGGACTAGATCTTCCAGAAGTATCCTTAGTCGCCATTTTAGATGCTGATAAAGAAGGTTTTCTGAGGGCAGAAAGGTCATTGATTCAAACAATAGGAAGAGCTGCCAGACATGTTGAAGGTGTTGCCTTGCTTTATGCAGATAACTTCACAGATTCAATGAAAAGAGCAATATCTGAAACTGAAAGAAGGAGAACTATTCAGAAAAAATATAACCAAGTCAATGGTATTACTCCAAAACCTGCAGGCAAAAAAATAGAAAATTCAATATTATCTTTTCTAGAACTTTCCAGAAAACTAGATGCTGGTGGTTTATCTAAAGATTTAATAAATATAGTTAATAACAAAACTGACGCAATTCTCAGTTCCAGTGATAATCTATGTTTGCTTGAAGAATTGCCTGACTTGATAGAAAAGTTAGAAATTAAAATGAAAGACGCTGCAAAAGAGTTAAATTTTGAAGAAGCAGCAAATTTGAGGGATAGAATCAAAAAATTAAGACAAAAATTGGCAAGAAATAATTAA